The bacterium genome contains the following window.
CGCCAACAACCGCTGGGCTTCGTTCAGAGGCATCTGTCCGCTGCCGGCCATGTTCAGATAAACCGATTTGCTAAAGACCAAAAACAGCAACAACAAGCCCACGAACGCGCAAAACCCGTATAGATAACGGAACAATCTTTTTCCCACCTCTGCTTGCTTTTGACCGCTGGCGCGATATTCAAAAATCCCCTGCAGACCATACCCGGCCAGCACCACCATGCCGATGTCGAGCAAAATATGGATCATGCTGGGAACGCGAAACCGGTCAAAAAACGGCAGGGCTTTGAACAGAGGGCCATAGAGAAGCGGCAGATGATTGCCGAAGGAAACGAGCAGAGAGAAAAGGACTACGATGCCCATGAACCAGGTCATGCGTTTGCGGCGAAGGATGAAGGCAACACCGGCCAGAAGCATCACGATCACGCTGAAATAGAGCGGATAATCGGTGAACGGCATCTTGCCCCAATAGGTGTCGCCGCCGAATCCCATAAACGCCGGAATGAAAAATGTAATCATCTCCAACGGATGAAAAGACCAGCCGGAGGCATAATCATAGTCAAGTCCACCGCCGCCGACCCCGCCGCCGCGGATGGAATAACGCTGATAATCCAAAACCGATACATACAATTTGGCGGAGAGCAAGAGTCCGGCCAGCACCGCGCCGGCCAGCAGCGCAGTCGATAGCAGCACCGGCTTGATCTGCTTTTTTTCCCGATAGTCGGCGATCTCATGAAACAGATAATAGATGAATAGGGCGATGAACGTGTAGTAGGTGACCTGAATGTGCGCACGCACCATTTGAAAGCCGATGGCCAACGCCGTCAGACTGAAATAAAGTAAACTCTTGTCCTCCAGCATCCGGCGCACCAGCCAGAGGATCACCGGGATCAGCACCAGGGCGAGAAATTTGGTGTTGTGGCCGTAGGTGGTGAACGCGACAAACTGCGGCATGAACATGAGCGCTACACTGCAGAACAGGGCGGCGACCGGCGCCACCTTGCCGTCGCGCAACAGCACATACAACAGCAGGGCCAGTAAAAGATAGTTGAGCAGAGTAAAGGTGAAGGCCGGCGCCTGAACGGCGTTTAAGGCAGAGCGGAAAAAATCATCGACCGGATTGATGCCCGGCGCACTCAACAGACTGCCAAAAGAGGGCATGCCAGAAAAAATGTACGGAATCCACAACGGGGTCATGCCACGTTGCTGCGCATCCTGGACAAACGGCGTCAGCGCTCCGGAGCTCAGGGCGTCCGGCGCCATCACCGTCTTGCCGCCGAACATCAGCGGACTAAAAAAAAGGAGCAACAACGTAAAACAGAGAATCAACAGACTGACGACCGGGTGCCGGGTGATCCACGTCTCTTTTTCCACCAGCGCCGGTTTGCTCTCTGCAGATTTAACGTTCTTCTTTTTAGCCACGTGCACCTCTTCTTTAAAGAGCCTATGCCAAAGTTTCTTTTATATTAAAATAATTTTTCCTAAAATGCCAGAGAATCTTTTCGCCGCACTCCTTTGAACCCGGTCAATCGCTCTACCCTGCCAGGACGGCTCGGCTCCCTGACGGAAAACAATCACCTTGACAATGTAGTAAAATCAGACTATATTAAAACTCTAATCGGAGTGTTATATGAGCCCTAAAAGAGAAAAAATCCCTGAAAGTAAAGTGACCATTAAAATCCCGCGGCCGCTTTATAATCATCTGGCGCACATTGTCGGCGACAGCGGATTCAACTCAGTGACCGATTTTATTGTTTTTGTGTTGCGCGATCTGATTTCCAATCAAGCCTCAACCGCCGCAGACCTGAACAGCCAAACCGCTCAAACCGCATTGTCGTCGCAGGAGATCGAGGCGATTCGAGCCCGGCTGAAATCACTCGGCTATTTCTAACCCTCTCTAGAACACAAACAGGAACAGAAACTGCATGAGAGAAAACCTTGTACCTCCACACGGAGGCGCGCTGCAGCCGCGACTGTTGGCCGGCGCCGCCTTGCAGCAAGAGTTGGCCCGTGCCGGCACCCTGCCGGTTATTCGCATAACTTCCCGAGAGACCTCTGATCTCATCAT
Protein-coding sequences here:
- a CDS encoding YfhO family protein is translated as MAKKKNVKSAESKPALVEKETWITRHPVVSLLILCFTLLLLFFSPLMFGGKTVMAPDALSSGALTPFVQDAQQRGMTPLWIPYIFSGMPSFGSLLSAPGINPVDDFFRSALNAVQAPAFTFTLLNYLLLALLLYVLLRDGKVAPVAALFCSVALMFMPQFVAFTTYGHNTKFLALVLIPVILWLVRRMLEDKSLLYFSLTALAIGFQMVRAHIQVTYYTFIALFIYYLFHEIADYREKKQIKPVLLSTALLAGAVLAGLLLSAKLYVSVLDYQRYSIRGGGVGGGGLDYDYASGWSFHPLEMITFFIPAFMGFGGDTYWGKMPFTDYPLYFSVIVMLLAGVAFILRRKRMTWFMGIVVLFSLLVSFGNHLPLLYGPLFKALPFFDRFRVPSMIHILLDIGMVVLAGYGLQGIFEYRASGQKQAEVGKRLFRYLYGFCAFVGLLLLFLVFSKSVYLNMAGSGQMPLNEAQRLLAYNKSVLDGFKSVGLVLATVFLIRGFLKGKLSTLGLSAVLLIIVVVDLWMVDSKIVRPRPAQEKVDYFHSTAVVDFIKKDTSVYRLFPVLDEKSGNWYAFHFIQNILGYSPAKLRIYQEFLEETGFNSQDRFGLNGFISKYWRIVTRDGQLTPQAVPIDQIGRERLQFESGMLDMLNVKYLIVNHLTLPDPRYKMVYTPSPWIYENTTALPRAFFVDSTVTL
- a CDS encoding CopG family transcriptional regulator; translated protein: MPESKVTIKIPRPLYNHLAHIVGDSGFNSVTDFIVFVLRDLISNQASTAADLNSQTAQTALSSQEIEAIRARLKSLGYF